The following is a genomic window from Fluviispira vulneris.
GATTATAAACAAGATGTATATTTGGTTGATTGACAGGTACTGTTGCAAAAAAAAATCAATTGAGAGTAAAGTAACTTCTTTTGAGTGATATTTGAAGCAGTGGAAAAGCTTGGTTAACGATTTATTTTTATTTTTCAAAAAAAAAGTTCATCCCGAAATCGCATTCATAAAGGCACTGTCAACTGAGTGAGAACCGTGTTTCAGCTTAAAGGCTTCTATATTGTCATATTGATAGACAGAGGCATTGTGAATTAAAATTATTTTCCCTGCATATTGCGCAATTTCATCCAATAAATGTGAAGAAATAAAAACACCTTTCCCTTTCTCGACCGTTTTTTTAATTTTATTCCAAATTAAAATCCTTGACTCAGGGTCTATGCCAGCAGTGGGTTCATCTAGGAAATATACATCATTTTCTAAATTCAATATTATATTTGCCATAAACCAAGATTTTTCACCATTGCTGCAAAGCCCAAATCTTCTCTTTTTAATTTTTTCCCATTTGCTCAAACTGAACTCGTCATCTAGAAAGTTACGAAAGTTTGTGGTTTTAAAACTCTCCGAATTTAGTGAGTAAATAAACTCAAAGACTTCCTGACAGGTCAATTTCCATGGAGCCGATATGTTTTGCGCCATAAAAATACTCTTCATTTTCTTATCTGTAAAAATAATTTCCCCACTGCTGGGTGCAGTATTTCTTAAAATTAAATTGAAAAATGTAGATTTACCGGCGCCATTTCTCCCAATAACAGCAGTTATCCCCTGACAATCCAGTTCTTCTGAAATATTTTTGAGAATGAAATCACCCGATTTGTAGTTAAAAGAAATATTTTTGAGAATAATTTTGCGCATTACCTTTGCTCCAAAGGAATTATTTTAAGCTTTGCTGTTGCATATATTCCAGCTAATAAGAGAACTGTGCCGATTGCAAAAAAATTAATTAATGCAGTCATATTCTGAAAACTAAATGTGAGAGTATTTTTTATGAAGCGGATTGGATTGACAAAGGAAAAGTATTTTAAATAAATATTATCTCTGCTATTCATAATTTCAACCAGCAGGATCCAGCTATAAACAGAGACAATAGTCTGGACGGAGCTTACTGAAAATTTAAAGTGATTGAGTGCCGAGGCAAAAAAACCAAATATAAGGGAAATAAATAATATGAAGAGCATTAATCTGAAGCAATAGAATAGATCAATTTGAAAAAAATTTAGAAAATAACTTGCGCAGAAATACAAAAGCAGGAAGCTTGCTATATTGAATAAGCTGACTCCCAGACTAAGACCAAGCACCAAATAAAATTTTGCCATTATGTTTTTACAAAAAGAAAATAAGAAAATATTTTCTCTCCATGTTTTTAAACATATTCCCACACCAAAAAGGCAATTCAAAAAAAAATATATGAAATAAAATACATAAATGTTTCTTTTATATAGTATGCGTCTTGCATATCATTGCGAATAGAATAAAAAAACATAAAGCAGGGCATTAATAAATTAAACAAAAAAACCAAAGGCTCTCGCAACATTAATAAAAGTGAAGTCTTTAAAATAATAAATATTTTCATATAAAATCCTTATTTAGAATTTTTGGAAATAAATTTTTAAGATAAAAACTTAATTATATTATTAAATTTTGTCAATTATTTAAGAAAAAAAATATAGGTTACCAATTTTCTATTATTTTCTATTTTTTGATTTTGCGTCTGAACTTGGACTTGCAGCGCTATAAAATAAAAAGGAATAATCGGACGCAAACGGAGCTGTGCTACTCTTATTTGATTTAAGTTGCTTATTATTTTTTAATTGCAATAAATGAAGAATTTCGTTTGAAACTGATTTTAATTTATTTGCATTTGAACTTTGACTGCTTGGCATCTTTAAACTTGCATTTTGGTGACAAAATAAACAGGTTTTTGTTTGCTGAAAGTACGTTTCTAAAGTCGTATTAGCAACAGTCGTATTGGCAGGATCGGGTTGTTGATTACCATCTGGTAAAGGAATTCTTGCCCCAGGCTCAATCACTTCAGGACTGTTTGCCCAGACAACATTGACCAATTGGTAATTGAGAAATACGGAATTTGGATTAGCTTGTGCAATTACATTTTTCTGAACCCATGCATTCAAACCAGCAACGTTATTAGTAGAATCACTTGGAATAGGAGTTAAACGGACAACTTGTATAGGTGCATCATAGGGATCTTTAGGATAATTTGGGAAATAGGGATTTTGTGGAGTCGCACTTGCTGGTTGTGCATTGGGAGCACATTGATAGTGATCTGTTTTTGGATCACAATTTAAATTATAAAAAGTATACCAAGCAAGCATATTTTGTTTATTCGCATTGGGTGCATTGTTTATATGTTCAAACGTTGCCCAAATAAATTGGGGAGAGCGTTTGGTTTTATGAATAATATGCAAGCCCGTCAGTCCTACTGTCACTTCTTTAGGATTTTTTTCGTTTGGATAACTTACAATAGCTTTAGAAATTTTATAATAAGGCCAGGTTTTTGGATCCGGGAGTTCAACCCACGAAGCTTTTAATTCTATCGCGCCTATCTTTCCATATTGTGAAAAAGTTGCTGAACCGTCGGGTAAGTTTATACCTTGAGTCGTAACAAATTTTTGTTGAACTTGTGCATTATAAAGTTGATTATCATTGATATAATTAAACTCATCTTGATTCACCCGTATTTCATACAACGCAAGTTTTCCTGCTTGTGAAGTTATCCATGAATTATTTGTTCCGGCTTGCCCAAATTCATTTAAATTTAATACCTCCGCATTATTTGCTGCTTTAGAAATGGATGCCATGACTTTAAAGCCATGCTTGGATGTTTTTGCAACAGATTTTAATTTACTCTTCCATTGCTGAGGCAATGCCTGTTGACTGCACCAAGGAGCGGGTTTCTGTGCCTGAGCCAAGAATATTTCTGCGGCTTCTTTATATGTTTCCCACACAACAGGTGCTGTATTATTCGCTTTGCCAAAATCACTCGCTTTTACAGAATTATCTGCAGCACATGTGCTTGTATCTGCAACCCAATTTAAAGCAAGAAATTGTTGCCAAGCAAAACAGTTTGCATTTGCTTGGGAGTTCGGCACCCCCATATCGGTAGGAATTGTAGAATTTAATTGTGGAGGCGTTGAGCAATTTCCAGGCACACTTCCTTGAGCGTATGCTTTAAATGATAAAAAATTATTTGAGGATAATATATAAGAAAAAATGAACACTAATAAAACGTTTAATCGTAAATAAAAAAATTTCATTAATTTATTTCTCCTCAAAAATTAAAACAAAAAAAATTAATTTGGACAAATTTTCTCACACATTTTTATTTATTGTTTTTAAAATAATTTAGATTCATGAAGGAAAAACATATATGAATCCTGGCCCAGTCACTGCGGGTGGCATGCCTGTTCCGGGATTGTTTACTTGAATTCCATAAAGTCCTGGAGTTGTATTTTTATCGACATTTACCGTTAAGGTGAGCATATTAAATACACTCGGATACGAATTCCCTGGCGCAGCATAAGTCACATCTTGCAACCCTGCTTTTTGATCCACTGTAATAGAAATTCCTGAATTGGGTGATGCAACCACTGTTGGAAGAGCATTTCCAGCACCTTTCACAGCAGTAGAGCAGATCAAAACCATTTTTAAACCTTGATCTCCTTGTCTTACTTGCACAGGCACAATGACAGAATTTGTAGCGAGTGACATGGGGAAATTAACAGGATTAGGTACTTTTGTTCCGTAATATGCATTCCAAATAGACTGATACATCATCTGCACAGGCTGTGCTTGCGCAGGTGGTAATTTTGCATCATCCGTAGGATTACTTAAGTTAACAGCGCAACTCACTGGATCTAAATCATTTGCTGGAAGGCCCCGTGCAAATAAACCAACATGATACGTTTGAGCGATTTGACCTGCCCACTGAATATTGGATGTAACTCCGCCTGAAGTGATTTTGATATCACCAATGGTTTTTGTCACACCGGCAGCAATCCATTTTGCAGGTATTTGAAAGACTGCATGCAGAATAAAATTTCCGTTAAATGGTTGATTGGTTACCGGATCGATTAACATTTCATGCCCACGCACAACTTGCCAACAATCAGCTACACTTGCCCCTGCAGGGAGCTTGGGATCATCGAACAATTGGTAATTGCTGAAATCAGGTTTTTGAATATACAGCCCAATTGGATTGGCCAAAGAAACTTTTGCAGCAGGAGTGCCCCCCACCACTTGGTTTACCGATTGACCAATAAAAGGATCGCTGTTGCGAAAGGATTGACCGTATTGACTACAACATATAAGCGATTGAGGGTTTACATTGCCAACATTTCTTTGCACAGTGGCCGCGCCTGCCAACCCCACTTCTGTTTGCAGAGTATTTGGAGAACTTGTGAGGTGCATTGCACCACCGGAAGGCGCACTGCCCCGCACAGAAAGTGGTCCTGAATTCCATTTATTTAATGGGTTATACGCAGGTCTTTGGGTAGAGGGATCGATGACAGGATTTCCCGTAACAGGATCACGCAAATAAAGCTCTTCAACTTTCACGCTGATGGTATATGGGCTGTTTGCTGGTAAACCGAAATTAAGAGTTTCTTCATATTTTTTAGCCACTGTGTTGGGATCGACACTCCAGAGAGTGTACCAATACTCTGGGTTTTCACAGACAAAATCAACCCGGGTTATCTTTCTTGCGCTATTGCGAGTGACACTCCATTCACTGTATTCATCCTGCCAACCTCTGGGACCATAGGGCCCATAGGGGTGCAATTCTCCTTTCCAATTCGGATTTGGACATAAACTCACTGGAATTTGTGGAAAAGAATGCCGAGCACCTGAACTGTCTGTGTAATAACCGGTGTCTGCTAACTCAAACAATTTTTGTTGATCTAAATTATAAGGATTGGTTTCTGGATTATTTTTGCCCAAATAATATTGAATTCTGCGTGGAAATGCGATCCATGCAACTGGAAGAGCTGCTGTTCCAGCCGGAATATTGGTTGTACCTAAATTATAATAATAGGATTGAGGAGGAGATGTGACAAACTTTCCAGTGTTATCTAAATACCCCTGATTCCAGGGATCCCCAGCAATAGATTGCTCTGTAAAGGCATTGGCATTTAAATTCCATTTGAAATTAAGATCCACCTGAGCGCTTCCGGATAAATCCTGAATAAAGGCTGGTGTTGAAAAAGGCGTATATGTGATCTTGCTACTTTTATCTGTTCCTTTAGTTTTCTTTTCAATAGCTTCTGATTTCGTGCTTTTCTGAGTCATTTTTTGTGTTTTATTTGAACCACTCGCCATAATAATTCTCCATTCATAAAATTAATTCTTACTTGTTCCTGAATGTGTCATTAAAATTTGTTGATTTAAAATCACATATTAAGCAAAAATTAGCATCTCTAAATGTCAAATTTTTAACTCATTTTCTGAGAGCGATGGTATAGCAAATAAATTACAACGAATTGAAAAAAATCATTTAAAATTATGGAGAATAAATTTAAATGCCAATTGGATTATTAAATCCAATTCCAGTTGATGAAAAATTATTTAAAGTGCCAATTTGACTCAGTTCACAATAAATGTTGCTGCTTTCAATCGGGAACTCGTGCCGAATTTGAATGAAATTTACAATCCCCTCTAGATTAAATTTTTATCAAATTGTGAGTAAACATTATATTGATAAAATTCTTCCAAGTTAATTTCATCTTATATTTGGTTTTTTGTAAAAAATCAATAATGACTGTTTATTCAAATTGTTACTCAATTTTAACAAAGAGTTGACAGTATTATAATGAACACAAACTCAGTATGAATACATTATTATTTTCCGCAGTAGATTTAATATTCATATTAATATATTTCTGCTCATATCCACTTTTTTTGTTGAAAAAGTGTCAACTTGAAATGAGGGAGGTACGATCAGATAAAATATTTAATTTCTAATATATCTTTACGTTGATCCAATTGGATGCTGATTAATTATTGATAATATTCGATAATTTTTTTTACAATTTTATAATTAAGAGTTTTTAGCAAAATGTACCTTATCTTTTTCTTTACCGTTTTATTACTAGCCTTTTCTCCTGGTCCAAACGTTGTTCTAATGATAGATAATGGCTTAAAATATCATATTAAATATGCAATTTTTGCTGTATTTGGGACAGTTACAGCTCTTTTTATCTATGCTATATTTAGTATATTTTGTATTCAGGGTATTTTTAATATCTCAAAAAATTTCTATAATATTTTAAAAGTATTGGGAACTCTCTACTTAGTATATTTAGGGTTGAAAAATATATTCTACAAACATGGATTTAAAATCAAAGAAGAAAATGTTTACATTCCCCCAAAAAGAAAAAAATTATTTGCGGAAGCCTTTTTCTGCTGCATAACAAACCCTAAAATCCTTTTTGTTTATATTGCATTAATGCCAAATTATATAGTTTCTGAAAAAAATGTTTTAATTCAAAATCTTGTTCTTGCCATGATACAAATATCAACGGTATCGCTTGCAATGATTACTTATATAATCATTGCAAGAAAAGCATCTCACTTATTTAAAAATAAAATAAAATATGTTTCTTATATATCTGGGATGGTTATGATATTTTTAGCCGCCTCTATTTTTTTAAATAATTAGGTATTAACTACGACCTAGGCTTTGAGCCCTAACAATAATATCCACTTGCAAAAATCTTTAAGAAGTAGCACATTGATCTACTAAACACCTCGCTAAAAATTCATATTACTTAGCAGTGCGTCTGGTAACCTTGGGTCAGATCAAATTTCTTTCACAAGTGATTCATATAAAATTATGAGAATAATTTATAATTAAAAAATTTATATATTCTATTAAAAAAAGAGCCTTTAAAATAAAAGGCTCTTTCTATTTATTATTATTTCGCTTATAAAACAGTTACCCGTTCATGCTGTTAAGGAAATCATCGTTGGTTTCACAACGTTCGAATCTTTGCAGTAAGAACTCCATAGATTCGATCGGTGACATAGGATGAAGAACCTTGCGGAGAACCCACAAGCGATTGAGAGTTTCTCTACCGAGAAGAAGATCTTCGCGACGGGTTGCACTCTTGTTAATGTCGATAGCAGGAAACACACGGCGTTCTGCTAAGCGGCGATCGAGTACAAGTTCCATGTTACCTGTCCCTTTGAATTCTTCGAAAATAACTTCATCCATACGGCTGCCTGTGTCGATCAATGCTGTTGCAATAATGGTCAAGCTTCCGCCTTCTTCTACATTACGCGCAGCACCGAAGAATCTTTTTGGTTTGTGTAACGCGTTGGCATCCACACCACCTGTTAAGATTTTTCCACTGGGTGGAACAACGCTGTTGTAAGCACGGGCAAGGCGCGTGATTGAGTCGAGCAAAATCACAACATCTTTTTTGTGTTCCACAAGGCGTTTCGCTTTTTCAATGACCATTTCGGCTACTTGGACGTGCCGTTGCGCAGGTTCATCGAAAGTACTGCTGACAACTTCTCCACGCACAGAGCGTTCCATGTCCGTAACTTCTTCCGGACGCTCATCAATAAGCAATACAATAAGAACGGCTTCTGGATGGTTTTGCGCAATGGAATTCGCAATATTTTGTAAAAGAATTGTTTTACCGGTCTTTGGTGGCGCCACAATAAGAGCACGCTGCCCTTTCCCAATAGGCGCAAAGAGATCGATAAGACGTGTGCTATAAACTTGAGGATCGTGTTCAAGTTTAAAACGGAAGTCAGGGTGAATGGTTGTTAAGTTATCGAATAATATTTTCTCACCTGTGAAGTCAGGTGTTTCACCATTCACAGATTCAACTTTTAACAAGGCAAAATAACGCTCATTGTCCTTTGGTGGACGGATTTGTCCAGAAACGGTATCGCCCGTGCGCAGGTTAAAGCGACGGATTTGCGAAGGAGAGACATAGATATCATCTGGCCCAGGCAAGTAATTGTAGTCAGGTGCTCTTAAGAAACCAAAACCATCGGGTAAAGTTTCAAGCACACCTTCAGAATAAACAACACCATTGCGCACAGCTTGTGCTTCGAGCAAAGCAAATACGAGATCTTGCTTTCTTAAGTTCGCAGCACCATCAATGCCCATTTCTTTTGCCATATGAACAAGGTCACTGATGTGTTTTTCTTTGAGTTCTTTAAGATTCATAACAGGAACTTCGGAATTGAATTCAGGCTCTTTTTCATCACCGCTCACAACTGGACGAGGATTTTCTGGTCTTCTGCCCATGTTTGGATTGCGATTCAAGGGTTGAGAAAAATTGTTTTGCCCTTGAAAAGAACGATTTTGATGCGGAGCACTTCCACTCTGCTGCATAGCAGGAGAAGCAGGGTGACTTGTAGAGCCTCCTCCTGCGTTCATAGAAGCTTGAGGAGAACCCATTCTATTTGGGGGAGGCGCATTCATACCAAACGGACGTGGTGAAAAGGAAGCAGCCGAAGAGCCCATTGAAGAGTTTGAAGATGACATGCTCTGATTATTTGGAGAAGAAGGAGCATTGGATGAGTCTTTTGATCGCGTAAAGATACGACGTGAAGGAGTATAAGTAGAGATACCTTCAGAATCCGAACTATCATTCGAATTTGCAGAAGAGTTGTTGTTCTCGCTGAAAAGATTATTTTCATCGGGTGTTCTACGAATGTATCTTCTTGTAGTCGTTGTATTTGTTGTACGTTTACGGGATGAAGGTGACTCATTATCGAAGTCATCATTATTTTTGTCATCTGCCATGCTGAATGATTCCAAAAGAAAAAAAGTTGAAGGGAAAAATAAGAAGGGATTTTGGCTGGTTGCGCCATTTTAACGGACGGCTATGAAAGCACATATTTTTATAACAACCAACCTTGCAAATGTCAAATCTTATTTTTTGTTCCACGCATCCTGAGTTTTAGAAAAAACTTCGGTGATGGTTTTGAGAGCGAAATCTAAACTTGACTCCTGAATAATTAAGGGAGGAGCAAAGCGTATGGTCACATCGTGAGTTTCTTTTGCAAGTATACCTCTTTCTTGTAAAAGTTCACTGTAAAAACGACCGTGTCCGGCATCTTTTTGAATTTCAATCGCATTCAACAGACCTTTTCCACGCACTTCTTTTACAACATGTGACGGAAGAGAGGACAAAGACTTTCTAAATTTTTCACCAAGTTTGAATGCTCTTTGCGCGAGATCCTCTTCAACGATTATATCCATAGCTGTTTGTGAAAGAGCACAAGCAAGCGAGTTGCCTCCGAAGGTTGAACCATGGTCGCCCGGTTTCAGCACACCTATAACTTCTTTGGAACCAACGACAGCTGAAATCGGATAAAACGCTCCACCAAGTGCTTTGCCAAGAATAAGCATATCAGGATGACAATCCTCGTATTGGTGAGCAAAAAGCTTACCTGTCCTTCCCATACCTGTTTGAATTTCATCAGCAATACATAAAATATTGTGTTTTTTGCATATTGAACTAATTTTTGATAAATACCCTTCAGGTGGAATGATAATCCCAGCTTCACCCTGGATAGGTTCAAACAAAAAACCCACTGTATTTGGGGTGATCGCTTTTTCTAAGGCATCGGCATCGCCAAAAGGGACTGCGCGAAAGCCGCCACAAAATGGACCAAATTCTTGTTTATACTGTAATTCACTCGAAAAACTTACAATCGTTGAAGTGCGGCCATGAAAGTTATGATCGCAGACGATTATTTCAGCGCTGTTAAGAGGGATTTTTTTTACGACATAACCCCATTTACGTGCTATTTTAATAGCTGTCTCAACTGCTTCTGCTCCCGTGTTCATTGGCAATGCCATGTCCATAGAGCACATCTCTGTGAGCTGCTTAAGCCATGGTCCCATTTGGTCGTTGTGAAAAGCGCGGGAAGTCAAAGTGATTTTTTGCGATTGATCCATAAGAGTTTTTTGTAAACGTGGATGACAGTGCCCTTGGTTGACCGCACTGTAAGCACTTAACATGTCCAAATATTTTTTCCCATCGATATCCCAAACCCATTCTCCAAAACCTTTTGTCAACACAACTTCAAGTGGATGATAATTGTGCGCGCCATATTTATTTGCCAAATCTATATATTTTTTTGCAGTCTCTGAACTCATTGGGTTTGTCATAAGGTCACCTTTGTTCTATGTGATGCTGTGGATAAAAAAGAGAAA
Proteins encoded in this region:
- a CDS encoding ATP-binding cassette domain-containing protein — its product is MRKIILKNISFNYKSGDFILKNISEELDCQGITAVIGRNGAGKSTFFNLILRNTAPSSGEIIFTDKKMKSIFMAQNISAPWKLTCQEVFEFIYSLNSESFKTTNFRNFLDDEFSLSKWEKIKKRRFGLCSNGEKSWFMANIILNLENDVYFLDEPTAGIDPESRILIWNKIKKTVEKGKGVFISSHLLDEIAQYAGKIILIHNASVYQYDNIEAFKLKHGSHSVDSAFMNAISG
- a CDS encoding LysE family translocator; the encoded protein is MYLIFFFTVLLLAFSPGPNVVLMIDNGLKYHIKYAIFAVFGTVTALFIYAIFSIFCIQGIFNISKNFYNILKVLGTLYLVYLGLKNIFYKHGFKIKEENVYIPPKRKKLFAEAFFCCITNPKILFVYIALMPNYIVSEKNVLIQNLVLAMIQISTVSLAMITYIIIARKASHLFKNKIKYVSYISGMVMIFLAASIFLNN
- the rho gene encoding transcription termination factor Rho, giving the protein MQQSGSAPHQNRSFQGQNNFSQPLNRNPNMGRRPENPRPVVSGDEKEPEFNSEVPVMNLKELKEKHISDLVHMAKEMGIDGAANLRKQDLVFALLEAQAVRNGVVYSEGVLETLPDGFGFLRAPDYNYLPGPDDIYVSPSQIRRFNLRTGDTVSGQIRPPKDNERYFALLKVESVNGETPDFTGEKILFDNLTTIHPDFRFKLEHDPQVYSTRLIDLFAPIGKGQRALIVAPPKTGKTILLQNIANSIAQNHPEAVLIVLLIDERPEEVTDMERSVRGEVVSSTFDEPAQRHVQVAEMVIEKAKRLVEHKKDVVILLDSITRLARAYNSVVPPSGKILTGGVDANALHKPKRFFGAARNVEEGGSLTIIATALIDTGSRMDEVIFEEFKGTGNMELVLDRRLAERRVFPAIDINKSATRREDLLLGRETLNRLWVLRKVLHPMSPIESMEFLLQRFERCETNDDFLNSMNG
- the rocD gene encoding ornithine--oxo-acid transaminase, which translates into the protein MTNPMSSETAKKYIDLANKYGAHNYHPLEVVLTKGFGEWVWDIDGKKYLDMLSAYSAVNQGHCHPRLQKTLMDQSQKITLTSRAFHNDQMGPWLKQLTEMCSMDMALPMNTGAEAVETAIKIARKWGYVVKKIPLNSAEIIVCDHNFHGRTSTIVSFSSELQYKQEFGPFCGGFRAVPFGDADALEKAITPNTVGFLFEPIQGEAGIIIPPEGYLSKISSICKKHNILCIADEIQTGMGRTGKLFAHQYEDCHPDMLILGKALGGAFYPISAVVGSKEVIGVLKPGDHGSTFGGNSLACALSQTAMDIIVEEDLAQRAFKLGEKFRKSLSSLPSHVVKEVRGKGLLNAIEIQKDAGHGRFYSELLQERGILAKETHDVTIRFAPPLIIQESSLDFALKTITEVFSKTQDAWNKK